One segment of Etheostoma cragini isolate CJK2018 chromosome 23, CSU_Ecrag_1.0, whole genome shotgun sequence DNA contains the following:
- the tnnt2c gene encoding troponin T2c, cardiac translates to MTYTLETLVSLSSHGEGKPLKNLQAARPRPQSSLVCNTPAGLGVHPAFSVLEGLRGNNMSNTEEIVDEYKEEEEVNEEEEEVVDEELEDDEAETKEKHAGENEQEEDSKWRPKTTYVPNIAPPKLPDGEKVDFDDLHRKRLEKDFNDLQTLIESHFSTRQKEEEELVALRNRIERRRSDRAEQQRVRTEEERERQTRLAGERARREEEAAKLRADEEAKKKMIFTNKSFGGYLQKVDQKKGKKLTAREEKKKALMERRKPLNIDHLNQEKLVEKAQDLWQWLHQLHAEKFELAEKLKRQKYDIYVLRNRVSDHQRGSKASKTSRGAKGKSGSWK, encoded by the coding sequence ATGACCTACACTCTGGAGACTTTGGTCAGCCTATCGTCACATGGTGAAGGCAAACCCTTAAAAAACCTCCAAGCTGCACGCCCGAGACCCCAGTCTTCTCTTGTGTGCAACACACCAGCTGGTCTTGGTGTTCATCCTGCTTTCTCTGTCCTAGAAGGCCTGCGAGGGAACAACATGTCCAACACTGAGGAAATTGTGGACGAGTacaaagaagaggaggaggtgaacgaggaggaagaagaagttgtagatGAGGAACTGGAGGATGATGAAgcagagacaaaagaaaagcatgCAGGGGAGAACGAGCAGGAGGAGGACTCCAAATGGCGTCCCAAGACAACTTATGTGCCCAACATTGCTCCTCCAAAGCTCCCTGATGGTGAGAAGGTGGATTTTGATGACTTGCACCGCAAGAGATTAGAAAAGGATTTCAATGACCTCCAGACCCTGATTGAGTCGCATTTCTCCACCCgccagaaagaggaagaagaactGGTCGCGCTGCGTAACCGCATTGAGCGCCGTCGATCAGACAGAGCAGAACAACAACGTGTCCGCACAGAGGAGGAACGGGAACGGCAAACCCGTCTGGCCGGGGAGAGGGCGAGGCGTGAGGAGGAGGCAGCCAAACTGCGCGCCGACGAGGAggcaaagaagaagatgatATTCACCAACAAGTCCTTCGGCGGCTACCTGCAGAAGGTGGACCAGAAGAAGGGCAAGAAGCTGACAGCAcgggaggagaaaaagaaggccCTGATGGAGCGCCGGAAGCCACTCAACATCGACCACCTGAACCAGGAGAAGCTTGTGGAGAAGGCACAGGACCTGTGGCAGTGGCTCCACCAGCTGCATGCAGAAAAGTTTGAGCTGGCCGAAAAGCTCAAGAGGCAGAAGTACGACATCTACGTGCTCCGAAACCGAGTCAGCGACCACCAGAGGGGCTCCAAAGCATCCAAGACCTCCCGCGGGGCCAAGGGCAAGTCTGGTTCCTGGAAGTAA